A portion of the Calothrix sp. 336/3 genome contains these proteins:
- a CDS encoding type IV secretory system conjugative DNA transfer family protein — translation MVRVSRFFGWHDFEPKDALLLVSQLFESLYTALDKTSKTLTCHESSQLISVKDSEKTAASIIGTAQRMFQRFLKRDFVGAFCGKTTLPLDLDGKQLIIFGLDRNNRDIVSPLLAAILHAIVTRNITRTVPRKEPLIVALDELPTFYLPALVNWLNEGREDGFVGILGYQNIAQLEKVYGKEVARAILGGTATKFIFNPQDTESAKLFSDYLGEMEIKFNSKSRSTGKGGGSRSSNEHHQKRHLLEPAQFAKMGTGRAVVINPAYTRGTEAYVPLLQAMKVPKSDINQMNWSESKWDFIREKLIESNGIQISDKERSQQFLERRELAEYLFPMPDDKENILSPEDLRSVF, via the coding sequence ATGGTCAGGGTTTCTCGGTTTTTTGGTTGGCATGATTTTGAACCAAAAGATGCACTATTACTAGTTTCTCAGCTTTTTGAGTCCCTCTATACTGCTCTTGACAAAACCTCAAAAACCTTAACTTGTCACGAATCATCGCAGCTAATCAGCGTCAAGGACTCGGAGAAGACTGCTGCATCCATTATTGGTACAGCACAGCGGATGTTTCAACGTTTCCTCAAACGGGATTTTGTTGGTGCATTTTGCGGGAAAACTACGCTACCACTCGATTTAGACGGGAAACAGCTAATAATTTTTGGGTTGGATCGGAATAATCGCGACATAGTTAGTCCTTTGCTCGCAGCGATTCTACACGCGATCGTCACCCGCAATATCACCCGTACTGTACCGCGAAAAGAACCGTTGATAGTTGCGTTGGACGAATTACCGACGTTCTATTTACCAGCACTTGTGAATTGGTTGAATGAAGGACGCGAAGATGGATTCGTTGGGATTTTAGGGTATCAAAATATTGCCCAGTTGGAGAAAGTATACGGAAAAGAAGTAGCACGAGCAATCTTGGGTGGGACTGCGACTAAGTTTATCTTTAATCCTCAAGATACGGAATCAGCAAAGCTTTTCAGCGATTACTTAGGAGAAATGGAGATTAAATTCAATTCCAAATCGCGAAGTACGGGAAAAGGAGGAGGTTCGCGCAGTAGTAACGAACACCATCAAAAGCGGCATTTATTGGAACCTGCACAATTCGCCAAAATGGGAACGGGGAGAGCGGTGGTTATCAATCCAGCTTATACCCGTGGGACGGAAGCTTATGTTCCTTTGTTGCAAGCGATGAAAGTTCCAAAATCTGATATTAACCAGATGAATTGGTCGGAAAGTAAATGGGATTTTATTCGAGAGAAATTGATTGAAAGCAATGGAATTCAAATTAGCGATAAGGAGCGTTCTCAACAATTTTTAGAAAGAAGAGAATTAGCCGAGTATTTATTTCCAATGCCAGATGATAAGGAAAATATATTATCACCAGAAGATTTAAGAAGTGTATTTTAG
- a CDS encoding IS4 family transposase codes for MPTKKPRNPDHVRRRNTPLADNEAISEHLKNLLSPAIYAQSAYYRSLGLRDRILNLSLMVAAMLTVIWRQVASVHELTRMLEQEELLWGKAVKVSQQGLSQRFLSFPAELFERVFHDLLPLLKSRWLLREKRTLPAAVKYAKKHFVNIWIADGSTLEALFRKLDSLKDVPQGKLAGKICTVIDLLTRLPVQVWFHTNPLAHDTNFLDDLINIASAKTLLVLDRGFYDFGFFLRLIAKQVDFITRIKSNAVFDVERIFSYDYTLRDRIISFNTEDKHQKILRLRLIEVKQGKTWYAYVTSVLDPQILPPYVVADLYAKRWRIEEAFNTAKRLLGLSYLWTGSVNGVKLQVWATWLFYAVLIDLADAVADEIALPFERISLEMIFRGLYHFNHAYNKGRATDPVLFFAAPENKNLDVVKTIRKEPQTLDLSPFPLPLTIPAFP; via the coding sequence ATGCCAACCAAAAAACCGAGAAACCCTGACCATGTTCGTCGTCGAAACACCCCACTTGCGGATAATGAAGCAATAAGCGAACACTTAAAAAATTTGCTGAGTCCAGCAATATACGCTCAAAGTGCCTATTATCGAAGCCTTGGATTACGCGACCGTATACTTAATCTGTCATTAATGGTTGCAGCGATGTTAACTGTGATTTGGCGGCAAGTAGCATCAGTACATGAACTAACTCGAATGTTGGAGCAGGAGGAATTGTTATGGGGTAAAGCTGTTAAAGTATCACAGCAGGGGTTGTCACAGAGGTTTCTCAGTTTTCCAGCAGAACTATTTGAACGAGTGTTTCACGATTTGTTACCATTGTTGAAATCGCGTTGGCTTCTTCGCGAAAAACGAACCCTACCAGCAGCAGTCAAATATGCCAAGAAGCATTTTGTGAATATATGGATTGCGGACGGGTCAACACTCGAAGCTTTATTTCGTAAATTAGATAGTTTAAAAGATGTTCCACAAGGTAAGTTAGCCGGCAAAATATGTACAGTGATTGATTTGTTAACACGATTACCCGTACAAGTTTGGTTTCATACTAATCCCTTAGCACATGATACTAATTTTCTCGATGATTTAATTAATATTGCTAGTGCTAAAACCTTGCTAGTTCTCGACCGTGGCTTTTATGATTTTGGTTTTTTCTTGCGCTTGATTGCCAAACAGGTTGATTTTATTACTCGCATCAAATCAAATGCAGTATTTGATGTTGAGCGAATTTTCAGCTACGACTACACACTTCGAGACCGGATAATTTCCTTCAACACAGAGGATAAACACCAAAAAATATTACGTTTACGTCTCATTGAAGTCAAGCAAGGCAAGACTTGGTATGCCTATGTTACTTCAGTTTTAGATCCTCAAATTCTTCCACCTTATGTCGTTGCCGATCTTTATGCGAAACGATGGAGAATCGAAGAGGCATTTAATACTGCCAAACGCTTGCTGGGGTTAAGTTATCTCTGGACAGGTTCTGTCAATGGTGTCAAGCTTCAAGTTTGGGCAACTTGGTTATTTTATGCAGTTTTAATCGACCTTGCAGATGCTGTTGCTGATGAAATAGCCCTCCCGTTTGAACGCATTTCTTTAGAGATGATTTTTCGTGGGCTTTACCATTTTAATCATGCTTATAACAAGGGTCGAGCAACCGATCCAGTTTTATTTTTTGCTGCTCCAGAGAACAAAAACCTTGATGTTGTTAAGACAATACGAAAAGAGCCTCAAACCCTTGACTTATCGCCTTTTCCTTTACCCTTGACAATTCCTGCTTTTCCTTAA
- a CDS encoding TrbI/VirB10 family protein — protein sequence MPEQEVENNQLNQSWDEASFARLLGLNEENLTEKKTDLSKSDELSGEEVNNQNSVAINELFDDPHLGKTQPTFYGNPFAKFGAVGLVMLVVFGAGATVLNSIMSGKPKVAPIIANRETSKPKVEIADNFQETETGKLKAELALSTQAEKIKSVEHSQNRKPAITRPLTLAKKKNVPPTVAPREITRQQVAYIPRSIPQRVSYQPQRVNYEYPHANYQPRFQPVANKVNSAPIAKPLPKQDDINSIEQWREISSLGSYGSAEITTIPKTNPQLANTSNSDLNEQQIPNIPRATLVSAASNQNQIVPTVDDSNLEPLHDEEALIIENQNTPQLTIGTSASGKLITPIVWANNRSDNTKQPSKQQQTDKFIIQVSQPLKTEDNAIILPKNSQLIVQVKDIQKSGFMELEATRAMIDGNEYVLPEGAIAIRGKSGQPLIASSWGNKGGEIAARDAETFAVGSLAKVGKVLNQPKEEQISTNSGFGGTSSFSSIRRNNSNILGAVLEGGFEPLTQQILQRNQQALQEIQRREDVWFVKAGTEVQVFVNQTFQF from the coding sequence ATGCCAGAACAAGAAGTTGAGAATAATCAATTAAATCAGAGTTGGGATGAGGCAAGTTTTGCGAGGTTGTTGGGATTGAATGAAGAAAATCTCACAGAGAAAAAAACTGATTTAAGCAAATCGGACGAATTATCAGGAGAAGAGGTAAATAACCAAAATTCAGTAGCCATCAACGAATTATTTGATGACCCCCATTTAGGTAAAACTCAACCAACATTTTATGGAAATCCCTTTGCTAAATTTGGTGCAGTTGGGTTGGTAATGCTTGTAGTATTTGGTGCTGGTGCGACGGTTTTGAATAGTATTATGTCCGGTAAACCCAAGGTTGCACCTATAATCGCGAATCGAGAAACAAGTAAACCAAAAGTGGAAATAGCGGATAATTTTCAGGAAACAGAAACCGGGAAATTAAAAGCAGAATTAGCACTTTCGACTCAAGCCGAAAAAATCAAATCAGTAGAGCATTCCCAAAATCGTAAACCTGCAATTACTCGACCATTAACTCTGGCTAAAAAGAAAAATGTACCTCCCACCGTCGCACCAAGAGAAATTACCAGACAGCAAGTAGCATATATTCCACGTTCAATTCCTCAAAGAGTTAGCTATCAACCTCAACGAGTGAATTACGAATATCCTCACGCTAATTACCAACCACGGTTTCAACCTGTTGCAAATAAAGTAAATTCTGCGCCTATTGCCAAACCTTTACCCAAACAAGACGATATAAATTCAATCGAGCAGTGGAGAGAAATTAGCAGCTTAGGAAGTTATGGAAGTGCTGAAATCACAACTATTCCTAAAACGAATCCTCAACTAGCAAATACTTCTAATTCCGACCTTAACGAACAACAAATACCCAATATCCCTCGTGCTACTTTAGTCTCAGCAGCATCAAATCAAAATCAAATCGTTCCAACCGTCGATGATTCTAATTTGGAACCGCTCCACGATGAGGAAGCATTAATTATCGAAAATCAAAACACACCACAATTAACGATAGGTACATCAGCTAGTGGTAAATTAATTACCCCAATTGTTTGGGCAAATAATCGCAGCGATAATACCAAACAACCGAGTAAGCAACAACAAACAGATAAATTTATTATTCAAGTTTCTCAACCTCTAAAAACTGAGGATAACGCTATTATTCTCCCGAAAAACTCGCAACTAATAGTCCAGGTTAAGGATATCCAGAAATCCGGATTTATGGAACTCGAAGCAACGAGAGCGATGATTGATGGAAATGAATATGTGCTACCTGAAGGAGCGATCGCAATCCGGGGTAAATCCGGTCAACCTTTAATTGCATCCTCTTGGGGTAATAAAGGTGGAGAAATTGCTGCACGGGATGCCGAAACATTTGCGGTTGGCTCTTTGGCAAAAGTTGGGAAGGTTCTCAATCAACCCAAGGAGGAACAAATCTCAACGAATAGTGGTTTTGGTGGTACGAGTTCCTTTTCATCAATTAGGAGAAATAACTCGAATATTTTGGGAGCAGTTTTGGAAGGGGGATTTGAACCTTTAACCCAACAAATTCTCCAGCGCAATCAGCAAGCATTACAGGAAATTCAACGAAGAGAAGATGTTTGGTTCGTCAAAGCGGGTACTGAGGTTCAGGTATTTGTAAATCAGACATTTCAGTTTTAG
- a CDS encoding protein tyrosine phosphatase family protein has translation MASTMALNTVKTTFGFLATLLRKVGILRWDSQFLEHIYNYVPISEMVSTSGQPSEADLRLIKNAGFRTIVNLAPHNAENSLPDEQQSVDNLGLGYIHIPVDFKNPTDADFEKFVEVMQGLDGSKVWVHCAANMRVSAFIYRYVT, from the coding sequence TTGGCAAGTACTATGGCACTCAATACAGTCAAAACTACATTCGGCTTCCTAGCAACACTTTTGCGAAAAGTCGGCATTCTTCGTTGGGATAGTCAATTCCTCGAACACATCTACAACTACGTCCCAATTTCTGAAATGGTCAGCACTTCCGGTCAACCATCGGAAGCAGATTTACGGTTAATCAAGAACGCTGGATTCCGAACGATCGTGAATTTGGCTCCCCACAATGCGGAGAACTCACTTCCTGACGAGCAGCAGTCTGTTGACAACCTGGGACTGGGGTACATTCACATCCCTGTAGATTTTAAGAATCCGACAGATGCTGATTTTGAGAAGTTCGTCGAAGTGATGCAGGGTTTAGACGGTAGCAAAGTTTGGGTTCATTGCGCGGCGAATATGCGAGTTTCCGCATTCATATATCGATATGTGACTTGA
- a CDS encoding TniQ family protein: MLSDNFNFQSPDFTQQLNLPKRSHLYPLQPLLLGTPLTESFTSYVTRLAAIHRVPTGVLLAQELAPTISRYPVKNSNHLSNLFFHAFFSQTGAWNGTGTMALEPVLVLQKLTQQPNLKYLTLIHWQNVLSTRNLLRKYKAWCPLCYSESSQKGIMLYEPLIWCVSAVKICPIHKYPLMNYCPNCGQHIYLLAWNTKNGFCCRCHYWLGSSCSTIELYNVNRQDIEWHSFIAQQVGLLIANTPYLIEIPKREFVAIAIDKCIEVLTKGNAKAFAQEMFLSSTVPRDWRVGNALPQLDKLLRVCYRLSIPLIDIYLGQLKLDAPIYLKELPLSEQYFKTNRPFDAQMVQEFLEQHQESFPPQSLKELALQIGYDSRDLYKYFPDLCHEISTRYKLYKPKSSKPHV, translated from the coding sequence ATGCTCTCTGATAATTTCAATTTCCAATCGCCGGATTTTACTCAGCAATTAAACCTACCAAAACGCAGTCATTTATATCCATTACAACCATTATTATTAGGCACACCACTAACTGAAAGTTTTACCAGTTATGTAACACGTTTAGCTGCAATTCACCGAGTACCAACAGGAGTTTTACTAGCTCAAGAATTAGCTCCAACGATTAGTCGTTATCCGGTCAAAAACTCTAATCACTTATCTAATCTATTTTTCCACGCCTTTTTTAGTCAAACAGGTGCATGGAATGGGACTGGAACTATGGCACTTGAACCTGTGTTAGTTTTACAGAAACTGACTCAACAACCAAATTTAAAATATCTCACCCTAATTCATTGGCAGAATGTTTTATCAACTCGGAATTTATTACGTAAATATAAAGCTTGGTGTCCACTATGTTATTCAGAATCTAGCCAGAAAGGAATAATGCTTTATGAACCATTAATTTGGTGCGTGTCCGCAGTGAAAATTTGCCCTATACACAAATATCCCTTGATGAATTACTGTCCAAATTGCGGGCAGCATATTTATCTATTAGCTTGGAACACTAAAAATGGCTTTTGCTGTAGATGTCATTATTGGTTAGGCAGCAGTTGTTCAACTATTGAATTGTACAATGTGAATAGACAAGATATCGAATGGCACTCATTTATTGCACAACAAGTTGGTTTATTAATCGCAAATACTCCTTATTTGATTGAAATTCCCAAACGAGAATTTGTTGCTATTGCTATCGATAAGTGTATTGAAGTTTTAACCAAAGGAAATGCTAAAGCCTTTGCACAAGAAATGTTTTTAAGTTCAACTGTTCCCAGGGATTGGCGTGTTGGTAATGCACTTCCTCAACTCGATAAATTATTACGTGTTTGCTATCGACTATCTATCCCTTTAATTGACATTTATTTAGGTCAGCTAAAATTAGATGCTCCTATATATTTAAAGGAATTACCATTATCCGAACAATACTTTAAAACTAATCGTCCCTTTGATGCACAAATGGTACAGGAATTTTTGGAACAGCATCAAGAATCCTTTCCACCTCAGTCGTTAAAAGAGCTTGCGCTTCAAATTGGCTATGATTCAAGAGATTTGTACAAATACTTTCCTGATTTATGCCATGAGATATCTACTCGCTATAAATTATACAAGCCAAAATCATCGAAACCTCATGTATAA
- a CDS encoding ATP-binding protein, translated as MHSTSDISQEILTASDNEKINYFINFTVVHRLLKQVYEEFLDAINNPGGASLIFLFGPTGVGKTTLMAQVMKIIFEQNQALMIQDLSFLPIAGVEARSPDTGSFDWKVYYKSVLIALSEPFADYKTRTGSHRVYGNGGEQKTVKVKPNLVDLRADVEHIFQQRRLKVFLVDEAQRFAKITSGHKQQDQMDAIQSMASFTQTRHGLFGTYELLQLRNLSGQLSRRSIDIHFPRYQSENPEDIKDFQRVLKSFSFAMPLPETPDLEKHWDYFYERSIGCVGIVKDWLTQSLRKALSESSNCLSYKHLQAYAPAVSKSVRMLTEAIEGENILSSGENQVEKLRSSLGLVVRDNQNISVRDTSSHHNLSTSAETKNNRKKRRPGERKINRDIVGGGGNAL; from the coding sequence ATGCATTCTACCTCAGATATTTCCCAAGAAATACTCACCGCATCAGATAATGAAAAAATTAATTATTTTATCAATTTTACTGTTGTACATAGACTTCTAAAACAAGTCTATGAAGAATTTTTAGATGCAATAAATAATCCTGGAGGTGCGTCATTAATTTTTCTATTCGGTCCAACTGGGGTTGGGAAAACAACTCTAATGGCTCAAGTCATGAAAATTATCTTTGAGCAAAATCAAGCTTTAATGATACAGGATTTGTCATTTCTTCCAATAGCTGGTGTCGAAGCACGTTCTCCAGATACAGGTTCTTTTGATTGGAAAGTTTACTATAAAAGTGTTTTAATTGCTTTAAGCGAACCATTTGCTGATTATAAAACTAGAACGGGTAGTCATCGAGTGTATGGGAATGGTGGCGAGCAAAAAACAGTAAAAGTTAAGCCAAATTTGGTAGATTTAAGAGCAGATGTCGAACATATTTTTCAGCAAAGAAGATTAAAAGTTTTTTTAGTTGACGAAGCACAACGTTTTGCCAAAATTACATCCGGTCACAAACAACAAGACCAAATGGATGCAATTCAATCAATGGCTAGTTTTACTCAAACAAGACACGGGTTATTTGGTACATATGAATTATTACAATTAAGAAATTTAAGCGGTCAGCTTAGTCGCAGAAGTATAGATATACATTTTCCTCGTTATCAAAGTGAGAATCCAGAAGATATCAAAGATTTTCAAAGGGTATTAAAAAGTTTCTCCTTTGCAATGCCTTTACCTGAAACTCCTGATTTAGAAAAACACTGGGATTACTTTTATGAGCGTAGCATTGGCTGTGTGGGAATAGTTAAAGATTGGCTCACACAGTCACTCAGAAAAGCTTTGTCTGAATCATCAAATTGTTTAAGTTACAAGCATTTACAAGCTTATGCACCTGCTGTCTCTAAATCTGTGCGAATGTTAACCGAAGCAATTGAGGGTGAGAATATTTTATCATCTGGGGAAAATCAAGTAGAAAAACTTCGTTCATCTTTAGGCTTAGTAGTTCGTGATAACCAAAATATATCTGTTCGGGATACATCAAGCCATCACAATTTATCTACAAGTGCAGAAACCAAAAACAATCGAAAGAAACGCCGTCCTGGGGAACGAAAAATAAATCGGGATATCGTTGGAGGTGGTGGAAATGCTCTCTGA
- a CDS encoding Mu transposase C-terminal domain-containing protein, which translates to MLTESELEEWSASLDLSSAQYTIIQSIRSSPPSRRVRGNAGNVVGRYPSKKMGVVIQFESHHNELARIYEMEYDPDVLEYYDQPPKIKLQYTCLNGRRIGVLHTADFFVIRSKSAGWEECKTASELSALASKMPNRYQLDSNGKWRCPPGEEFALNLGLYYVVRSDKEINWKKQRNIYFLSDYLSINLEVPREDIVKIIKIISIFPGIKLSELLEKGINPDYIYKLIADQTVYVDLDSFSLSTELERISVFVNKETAEALDISRNDIAWSPRKFLDLSHVGAIGKWDGQIWHVINVGEKSISLLSESSQIISLPNQEWRRLIEQDKFQAISNTQNSQDIQEFFKCSSVEDCIEASRRYSIISGYLQGEKADFTEVPRRTFYRWVRKWLEADKQYGCGYLGLLPKHKNQTANQGKLPVQTQKLIDEFIENDYLNVKQKGKYATYCSLRQTCIDKGLIPPSYKTFLKNLKKIPQFETKLHRQGKRIAYKNECFYWELELTTPRHGDRPFEICHIDHTELDIELVSSYSKVNLGRPWLTFLIDAYSRRILAIYLTFDPPSYRSCMMVMRECVRRYGRFPSTLVVDGGKEFESIYFETLLAAYTCTKKTRPQAKPRFGSVCERIFGTANTMLIHNLQGNTQITRNPRGVTKSVNPKNLAIWTLGSLYQNLYDWAYEFYDNKEHPALSQSPRSMFEDGFLRTGLRSHKVIKYDGNFKIFTLPTTPKGTAKVIPNNGIKINNIYYWHNIFRHPEIEKTQVPVRYDPYDMGVAYAYVDNQWVTCISQHYSSLVGHSEREIRIASEEIRQRHSCANRQFVVTASSLAEFLNKSEQQEVILLQRMQDIEAKEIYATTPNNQTPVIQTTMIEMLELPIQEPEEKELIAEDIKPYEEFW; encoded by the coding sequence ATGCTGACAGAATCTGAGTTAGAAGAGTGGTCTGCATCACTCGATTTATCATCAGCGCAGTATACAATAATTCAGTCGATACGTAGTTCTCCACCATCAAGACGGGTGAGGGGAAATGCTGGAAACGTAGTCGGTCGATATCCAAGCAAAAAAATGGGTGTGGTGATTCAATTTGAGAGTCATCACAATGAGCTAGCGCGAATATATGAGATGGAATATGACCCAGATGTATTGGAATATTACGACCAGCCACCAAAAATAAAGTTGCAATACACTTGTTTAAATGGACGACGAATAGGAGTACTGCATACAGCAGACTTTTTTGTAATTAGGAGTAAAAGTGCAGGTTGGGAAGAATGTAAAACAGCATCAGAGCTATCAGCTTTAGCATCAAAAATGCCGAATCGCTATCAATTAGATAGTAATGGAAAATGGCGATGTCCCCCCGGAGAGGAGTTTGCTTTAAATTTAGGGTTATATTATGTTGTTCGCTCCGACAAAGAAATAAATTGGAAGAAGCAAAGAAATATCTATTTTTTATCTGACTATTTATCGATTAATCTCGAAGTACCAAGAGAAGATATAGTAAAAATAATCAAAATAATTTCCATATTTCCAGGAATAAAATTATCAGAATTATTAGAAAAAGGTATTAATCCAGACTACATATACAAATTAATTGCAGACCAGACGGTATATGTTGATTTAGATTCATTTTCCCTGAGTACAGAGTTAGAAAGAATTAGTGTATTTGTAAATAAAGAAACGGCTGAAGCACTAGATATATCAAGAAATGATATAGCTTGGAGTCCAAGAAAATTTCTAGACCTAAGTCATGTTGGAGCAATTGGAAAATGGGATGGACAGATATGGCATGTAATAAATGTAGGAGAAAAAAGTATCTCATTACTGTCAGAATCTTCACAAATAATCTCATTACCAAATCAGGAATGGAGAAGGTTAATAGAGCAAGATAAGTTTCAAGCAATCAGTAATACTCAAAATTCTCAAGATATACAAGAATTTTTCAAATGTTCATCAGTTGAAGATTGTATAGAAGCGTCGAGGCGTTATTCAATTATATCTGGTTATTTACAAGGTGAAAAAGCAGATTTTACAGAAGTACCAAGAAGAACATTCTACCGATGGGTAAGAAAGTGGCTTGAGGCGGATAAGCAATACGGTTGTGGATATTTAGGATTATTGCCAAAGCACAAAAATCAAACAGCCAACCAAGGAAAACTACCAGTTCAAACACAAAAACTAATTGATGAGTTTATCGAAAATGATTATCTGAATGTCAAGCAGAAAGGTAAATATGCAACATATTGTAGTTTACGCCAAACCTGTATTGATAAAGGATTGATACCTCCAAGCTATAAAACATTTTTAAAAAACTTGAAAAAAATACCACAGTTTGAAACAAAATTACATAGACAAGGGAAACGCATAGCCTATAAAAATGAATGTTTTTATTGGGAACTAGAGCTAACAACGCCAAGGCACGGTGATAGACCATTTGAAATTTGCCATATAGACCATACAGAATTGGACATTGAACTAGTAAGCTCTTACTCAAAAGTCAATCTAGGTCGTCCTTGGCTAACATTTTTGATAGATGCTTACTCCAGAAGAATATTAGCAATTTATTTAACATTTGACCCACCTTCTTACCGCAGTTGCATGATGGTGATGAGGGAATGCGTCCGTCGCTATGGACGTTTCCCATCCACTTTAGTAGTAGATGGTGGAAAAGAATTTGAAAGTATCTATTTTGAAACATTGCTCGCAGCCTATACTTGTACTAAAAAAACTCGCCCACAAGCAAAACCAAGGTTTGGGAGTGTATGTGAAAGGATTTTTGGTACAGCAAACACAATGCTAATCCATAACCTTCAAGGAAATACACAAATTACTCGTAACCCTAGAGGTGTAACTAAAAGTGTAAATCCAAAAAACTTAGCAATTTGGACACTAGGTAGTTTATACCAAAACCTATATGATTGGGCTTATGAGTTTTACGACAATAAAGAACATCCAGCACTAAGCCAAAGCCCTCGCTCAATGTTTGAGGATGGATTTTTAAGAACGGGATTACGCAGCCATAAAGTAATTAAATATGATGGCAATTTTAAAATATTTACTTTACCAACAACGCCAAAGGGAACTGCAAAAGTAATCCCTAATAATGGAATTAAGATTAATAATATTTATTATTGGCACAATATTTTTCGCCATCCAGAAATAGAAAAAACTCAAGTACCTGTGCGCTACGACCCTTATGATATGGGAGTTGCTTATGCTTATGTTGACAATCAATGGGTAACTTGTATTTCACAGCATTACAGTAGTTTAGTTGGACATTCAGAAAGGGAAATTAGAATTGCATCTGAGGAAATACGCCAGCGTCATAGTTGTGCAAATAGACAATTTGTCGTTACAGCATCGAGTTTAGCTGAGTTTTTGAATAAGTCAGAACAACAAGAGGTAATCTTACTGCAAAGAATGCAGGATATCGAAGCAAAAGAAATATATGCGACAACTCCAAACAATCAAACTCCAGTTATACAAACAACTATGATTGAGATGCTGGAATTACCAATTCAAGAGCCAGAAGAGAAGGAATTGATTGCAGAAGATATTAAACCATACGAGGAGTTTTGGTAA
- a CDS encoding Arm DNA-binding domain-containing protein — MAKQSPKSKSSKGTVQVKTSNDRLQLVFRFAGKRYYLSTGFTDSVANRKVAEMKARQIELDIMSGNFDPTLAKYKPEGLLAKVTPSISPIAPVSLIDLWESYIEFKRSSLSPSTLAKDVKRVTRCIEIELPVKTVGDAIAIRDWLIANKTPNTCKRLLTQISACCDWAVKSGSIEKNPFEDMAGDIKIPKGEKEDTDINAFTQEERDKIIEAFKQSRHYRHYTPLIEFLFLTGCRPSEAVALQWKYISKDFRFIRFEQAVVVSERGLICKKGLKTQKKRSFPVNPRLAELLRSIKPADVDDEDKVFPSKEDNVTLPR; from the coding sequence ATGGCGAAGCAATCCCCTAAATCCAAATCCTCGAAAGGGACGGTTCAAGTTAAAACCTCCAATGACCGTCTGCAACTGGTTTTTCGCTTTGCTGGGAAACGCTATTACCTCTCGACAGGTTTTACCGATAGCGTTGCCAACCGCAAGGTGGCGGAAATGAAAGCTAGGCAAATCGAGCTAGATATTATGTCGGGGAATTTCGACCCAACTTTAGCCAAATATAAGCCGGAAGGCTTGCTGGCTAAGGTTACACCATCAATTTCACCAATTGCTCCTGTTTCCCTTATCGATTTATGGGAAAGTTACATCGAATTTAAGCGCAGTAGTTTGTCCCCCAGCACCTTGGCTAAGGATGTAAAGCGGGTGACTCGTTGTATTGAAATCGAATTACCTGTAAAAACAGTGGGGGATGCGATCGCAATTCGGGATTGGTTGATTGCGAATAAAACCCCGAATACCTGCAAGCGACTTTTGACCCAAATATCGGCTTGCTGTGATTGGGCTGTCAAATCTGGTTCGATCGAGAAAAATCCATTCGAGGATATGGCAGGGGATATCAAGATTCCCAAGGGTGAGAAGGAAGATACAGATATTAATGCATTCACCCAAGAGGAGCGGGACAAAATTATCGAAGCATTCAAGCAAAGCCGTCATTACAGGCATTACACACCATTAATTGAGTTTCTGTTTCTGACGGGTTGTAGACCATCCGAGGCTGTTGCTTTGCAGTGGAAGTATATTTCCAAGGATTTCCGCTTTATTCGATTCGAGCAAGCGGTGGTTGTATCGGAGAGGGGATTGATTTGCAAGAAGGGTTTGAAGACTCAGAAGAAGCGGAGTTTTCCCGTTAATCCCCGTTTGGCAGAATTATTACGCTCGATAAAACCTGCTGATGTTGATGACGAAGATAAAGTCTTTCCTTCAAAGGAAGATAATGTCACTTTACCCAGGTAA